Proteins encoded together in one Thermoplasmata archaeon window:
- a CDS encoding transcription elongation factor Spt5 — protein sequence MGLLDDLSKREPKSEPKAEPVAGHYGVRLELKEEKVSLTAGQTREYDVLVTNNGTEDDTIRIKVDLVYNSELPDPPEWTAKLFGVEEKVWDVTYTKITEKEFLLIADGQREITLTVTCPKGARYGDRLNVVVNAISKGDPGVFDAKTLSFSARQAILAVKSSIGHERAVADAIYARAKAKDLGVFSILVPANFRGYVYVESMNPDRLEEIVRGLRRARGVVKGEGESTGIGFSEIEAYLTPKPIVSGIMEGDIVELVAGPFKGEKARVMKIDETKEEITVELFEAMVRIPVTVRGDSVRVLQKEQEK from the coding sequence ATGGGTCTTCTCGACGACCTCTCGAAGCGGGAGCCAAAGTCCGAGCCAAAGGCAGAGCCCGTCGCGGGCCACTACGGCGTGAGGCTCGAGCTGAAGGAGGAGAAAGTCTCGCTGACCGCCGGTCAGACGCGGGAGTACGACGTCCTCGTGACGAATAACGGCACGGAGGACGACACGATCCGGATCAAGGTCGACTTGGTCTACAATTCGGAGCTGCCCGACCCACCCGAGTGGACCGCGAAGCTGTTCGGCGTCGAGGAGAAGGTGTGGGACGTCACGTACACGAAGATCACGGAGAAAGAGTTCCTGCTCATCGCGGACGGGCAGCGGGAGATCACCCTGACGGTCACGTGCCCGAAAGGCGCGCGGTACGGGGACCGCCTGAACGTCGTCGTGAACGCGATCTCGAAAGGGGATCCCGGCGTCTTCGATGCAAAGACGCTGAGCTTCAGCGCCCGCCAAGCGATCCTCGCCGTCAAGTCGTCGATCGGCCATGAACGGGCCGTCGCGGACGCGATTTACGCCCGGGCGAAGGCGAAAGACCTTGGCGTCTTTTCGATCCTCGTGCCCGCGAACTTCCGCGGATACGTCTACGTCGAGTCGATGAACCCGGACCGCCTCGAGGAGATCGTCCGCGGCCTCCGTCGCGCGCGCGGCGTCGTAAAGGGCGAAGGCGAATCGACGGGCATCGGATTCTCGGAGATCGAGGCGTACCTGACGCCGAAGCCGATCGTCAGCGGGATTATGGAGGGCGACATCGTCGAACTCGTCGCCGGTCCGTTCAAGGGCGAGAAGGCTCGGGTGATGAAAATCGACGAGACGAAAGAGGAGATCACGGTCGAACTGTTCGAGGCGATGGTCCGGATCCCCGTGACCGTGCGGGGCGACAGCGTCCGCGTGTTGCAAAAGGAACAAGAGAAGTGA